A window of Melopsittacus undulatus isolate bMelUnd1 chromosome 2, bMelUnd1.mat.Z, whole genome shotgun sequence contains these coding sequences:
- the NRIP1 gene encoding nuclear receptor-interacting protein 1, protein MTHGEELGSEMHQDSVVLTYLEGLLMHQAAGGSGTAVDKKSTGHSGEDQNFKISGNIFPSCQSNGPVLNTNTYQGSGMLHLKKARLLQSSEDWNAAKRRRLSDSIVDLDGKKEALLAGMVENVPKGKQDSTLLASLLQSFSSRLQSVALSQQIRQSLKEQGYSLNHDSLQVEKDLRCYGVASSHLKTLLKKSKAKDQKLDNSLPDITKNLPKERFIESPHTVQSGPKVINEPLSCAARLQAVASMVEKRSSPAASPKPSVACSQLALLLSSEAHLQQYSREHALKAQNANQIASERLAAMARLQESTQKDIGQFGLAKGMTSHLNGQTGSSTKPVSSKSNMAPFQSSVGVMHSSPKTGGYKSTLERNNLKTSPSNSLLLHLLKSQNTTKHMKGREQSERASNFEDGSTPTTTDEYSDNNPSFTEDDSSDDESSHSNCLPIDLSFKQRTDKPDAGPPASLDNLTQSLLRNWDPKVSCAENKEDKDTPKASKLNPHQKVTLLQLLLGHKSEENVDKITDPQGPHSAADVAKFTVQTGKRTPITDSPSASRMTPLSTPPLLASAKADSPINLSHQPLAIKRSSPPYACSIQPERLVNPASKHLIDLSKSKEIQGAKLSRNDSPQNSSAFSASKLLQNLAQCGMQTSMSSEEQRGSKHLLAGNTDKPVGLIDRLNSPLLPNKLSTHEENNKIFSCQPAPAEQGIPGSEIENLLERRTVLQLLLGTPSKGKSDKKEKMLLRDESSQEQTDKALNEQILTVKIKTEPSEESNIPYNSSAQQVRDGKDNTFQGFVHSLQRNAATSPASKELKSEPISPQDFSFSKNGLLSRLLRQNQDSYPADEPDRSHRNNEMTHLESKSLCTVPKKRKLHAEPLESPLKKMKSNMSDAANNHASPTEALYGSLLNQQELKFSRSDAEFKYTVSHSSNNESENRSWSRDSKGFNVLKQLLLSENCDRDLSQHRNHILTEGKKKGNKTSATINKPEFSISSVNALMGSPVQQNNCVDHRTFQYPVTVKSPAGSPFPEHLGSTVSRLESDQFSMCPMPSEKGPIRWVITGMDKNDYEKDSPRLTKTNPILYYMLQKGCNSVSSQEAHDKEIWNGPSFTDSSAHITVKEELISDAELKTPFTNLRSPYNSHIGSKTTHQHAVNGEVHGLLEKVRTIKKEPE, encoded by the coding sequence ATGACTCATGGAGAAGAGCTTGGCTCTGAGATGCACCAGGATTCTGTTGTTCTAACTTACCTAGAGGGATTACTAATGCATCAAGCAGCAGGAGGCTCAGGTACTGCAGTTGACAAAAAGTCTACTGGGCATAGTGGAGAGGATCAAAACTTTAAGATTTCTGGAAATATATTTCCCAGCTGTCAAAGTAATGGTCCAGTTCTTAACACAAATACATATCAGGGATCTGGCATGCTGCACCTCAAAAAAGCAAGACTGTTGCAGTCTTCAGAAGACTGGAATGCAGCAAAGAGAAGGCGGTTGTCTGATTCCATTGTGGATTTGGATGGAAAAAAGGAAGCTTTGTTAGCTGGCATGGTTGAAAATGTGCCTAAAGGCAAGCAGGATAGCACATTACTTGCCTCTTTGCTTCAATCATTCAGCTCTAGGCTGCAGAGCGTTGCTCTGTCACAGCAGATTAGGCAGAGCCTTAAGGAGCAAGGGTATTCCCTTAACCATGATTCTTTACAAGTGGAGAAAGATTTAAGGTGCTATGGTGTTGCATCCAGTCACCTGAAGACTCTACTGaagaagagcaaagcaaaagatCAGAAGCTGGACAACAGCCTGCCTGATATAACAAAGAACCTGCCCAAAGAGAGGTTTATCGAATCTCCTCATACGGTGCAGAGTGGACCTAAAGTGATAAACGAGCCACTCTCTTGCGCTGCAAGATTGCAAGCTGTTGCAAGCATGGTAGAGAAACGATCTAGTCCTGCTGCTTCCCCGAAGCCCAGCGTAGCATGCAGCCAGCTAGCTTTACTCCTTTCAAGTGAAGCTCACTTGCAGCAATACTCCAGGGAACATgctttaaaagcacaaaatgcaaaTCAAATAGCAAGTGAGAGACTTGCAGCTATGGCCAGATTACAGGAAAGCACTCAGAAAGATATTGGCCAGTTTGGTTTAGCAAAAGGAATGACAAGCCATCTCAATGGTCAAACAGGATCATCAACTAAACCAGTATCTAGCAAAAGCAATATGGCACCATTTCAGAGTTCAGTGGGAGTCATGCATTCATCTCCCAAAACTGGGGGATACAAAAGTACTTTGGAAAGAAATAACCTGAAAACCTCTCCCAGCAACAGTTTGCTCTTGCATCTGCTGAAAAGCCAGAATACCACCAAACACATGAAAGGGCGTGAACAGAGTGAGAGAGCCAGCAATTTTGAAGATGGCAGCACACCAACAACTACTGATGAATATTCAGACAACAATCCTAGTTTTACAGAGGATGACAGCAGTGATGATGAAAGCTCCCATTCTAACTGTCTTCCTATAGACCTATCTTTTAAACAGAGGACAGATAAACCAGATGCAGGTCCACCTGCGTCACTGGATAACCTGACTCAGTCCTTGCTTCGTAACTGGGATCCAAAAGTTTCCTGTGCAGAGAACAAGGAAGACAAAGACACTCCAAAAGCTTCTAAGCTGAATCCCCATCAGAAAGTAACGCTACTTCAGCTGTTACTTGGACATAAGAGTGAAGAAAATGTAGACAAGATTACTGACCCTCAGGGACCACACAGTGCAGCTGATGTGGCAAAATTCACTGTACAGACTGGTAAAAGGACTCCAATTACTGACAGTCCCAGTGCAAGTCGAATGACTCCGTTAAGCACTCCCCCTTTGCTGGCTTCTGCAAAAGCAGATTCTCCTATAAATCTCTCGCACCAACCGTTAGCTATCAAACGTAGCTCACCACCGTATGCCTGCAGCATCCAGCCAGAGAGACTGGTGAATCCCGCATCTAAACACTTGATAGACCtttccaaaagcaaagaaattcaaGGAGCTAAGCTGAGCAGGAATGATAGTCCCCAGAACTCTTCGGCATTCAGTGCCAGCAAACTGTTGCAGAACCTTGCTCAGTGTGGCATGCAGACTTCCATGTCAAGTGAAGAACAAAGAGGTAGCAAACACCTGCTAGCAGGAAACACAGATAAACCTGTTGGCTTGATTGATAGATTGAACAGTCCTCTGCTTCCAAATAAATTGAGTACgcatgaagaaaataacaaaatattcagTTGTCAGCCTGCACCTGCTGAACAAGGAATTCCGGGTTCGGAAATAGAAAATCTCCTTGAAAGGCGCACTGtccttcagctgcttctgggaACTCCCAGTAAAGGTAAAAGTgacaagaaagagaagatgCTTTTAAGAGATGAAAGTTCTCAAGAACAGACAGATAAGGCTTTGAACGAGCAAATTCTGACggtgaaaataaaaactgagcCATCTGAAGAATCAAATATTCCTTATAATTCAAGTGCACAACAAGTAAGAGATGGCAAGGATAACACATTTCAAGGATTTGTACATTCACTGCAGAGAAATGCAGCTACTTCTCCAGCATCCAAGGAGTTGAAATCTGAGCCGATTTCACctcaggatttttctttttccaaaaacGGCCTACTAAGTAGGTTGCTGAGGCAGAATCAAGACAGTTACCCTGCAGATGAGCCGGACAGAAGTCACCGAAACAATGAGATGACACACCTTGAGTCAAAAAGTCTTTGCACAGTACCGAAGAAGAGGAAGCTTCATGCTGAGCCTTTGGAAAGCCcattaaaaaagatgaaaagtaaTATGTCTGATGCTGCAAACAATCATGCTTCTCCTACGGAGGCACTGTATGGGTCTTTGCTTAACCAGCAAGAGCTGAAATTCAGCAGAAGTGATGCTGAATTTAAATACACTGTAAGTCACAGTTCAAATAATGAAAGTGAAAATAGGAGTTGGTCTAGAGATAGTAAAGGCTTCAATGTGTTGAAACAGCTGCTTCTCTCAGAAAACTGTGATAGAGATCTATCACAACATAGGAATCACATACTAACTGAGggcaagaaaaaaggaaacaaaaccagtgcaaCAATTAATAAACCTGAATTCAGCATTTCATCAGTAAATGCATTAATGGGAAGCCCTGTGCAACAGAACAATTGTGTAGACCATAGAACATTTCAGTATCCTGTAACAGTAAAAAGTCCCGCCGGTTCCCCCTTCCCTGAACATTTGGGGAGTACAGTATCTAGACTTGAATCTGACCAGTTTAGCATGTGTCCCATGCCCAGTGAAAAAGGGCCCATCAGGTGGGTAATCACAGGTATGGACAAGAATGATTATGAAAAAGACTCTCCAAGACTGACCAAAACCAATCCAATATTATACTATATGTTACAGAAAGGCTGCAACTCTGTTAGTAGCCAAGAAGCACATGACAAAGAAATTTGGAATGGACCTTCATTTACTGATAGCTCAGCTCACATTACCGTCAAAGAGGAGTTGATATCTGATGCAGAGCTTAAAACTCCTTTTACTAACTTAAGAAGCCCTTACAACAGCCATATAGGGAGTAAGACCACTCATCAGCATGCTGTGAATGGAGAAGTGCATGGACTTCTGGAAAAAGTGCGAACAATCAAAAAAGAGCCAGAATAA